The genome window ggatcaGTCCTCCCcaggcggcgaagaagatcttgCGACGGCTGCGGTCCGCGGGCTGGTAGACGGTGTAATCGGCGGCATAACTGGTCCAGCCAGTGGCGAAACCATAGACAGTCGCACCGTAAGACAGGCAAGAGCCGAGCTCAGAAGTTCCAGTTCCCATGGGGAGATTCCTGAAATCACCGGAGTGGGCGAACAATCCGAAGACGATCATGAAGACAATGAAGGTCGGGATCCAGCTGTAGTACTCGTACAGGTGAACGACCTTGTATCCAGCGAAGGTGACAAAAAGGGTGCAGATGGCGATGATCAAGATGCCTGCAAATCCAGGAACGTCGGAGTTCACCGCATTGAGAAGCTGGGCGCCGACGATGGAGTTGGCGGCGGACCAGCCCAAACAGGAGAGAACGTTCAGAAGGGCAACTATAGAAGAGGGTATAAGCATATGATGGTGGTAACCAGGCTGTCTCAGGAAACTTACTGATCTTAGTAGGCCAATAACCAAACCAGAACCGGGAGAGCACCATCTGGCGCAGACCAAAGGCGGGACCAAAGCAGGAAAACCAGCAGACGGTCAAGACACCCAgcaggttgaagaagaagcagacgagGATGGCATCGACGAAGCCGAGAGCGAAGGTGGAGTAACCAAGCACGCCGATAGCGAAAGAACTGCTCACCATGTTGGCCGCCAGCCACTGCGACGGGTCAGTTTGGGAGGGCGGTCTTGGAGCAGCCGGCAAGAGagccgacgaagacgaaagCACAAGGCAAACAAGAGTTAAGAACACACCATGCTGCTGATATTGAAGTACGACGTGTCAGTCCGTTCATTGTCCGGGACACGTTCGACACCTCGCTGCTCAATATTGAGCTTTCCCGCCAACCGTTGCAGCTTTGCGTACAGCGAATTGCCGTACATGAAACTCTCCCCAGGGACAGCGCCATCGCTGCTGTCATCCATGGGCGTTTTGCCCACCTGGGGGGCTTTTTCGAGATCGGACTCGACTCCTCCGAACATGGTGTTGGAATGGAAAAAAAGGTACGCGTATATCTCAACGGCGTAAGGTTTGAAAATGTGCTGACGTTGGGAAGATAACCCTCGGTCAGGAATCAAGTAGACTTGATAAgaagtctttttttttttttttggaaCTCTTGAATACGAGAGCTGTAAAGCTCAGGTACCAAGTATAGTtcaagggggaaggggaagggaagggaaaggaggagacggaaaccacatctttcttttttctttctttctttctctgcaAGAGAGCGTGGGAGAAGAGCTCCTAATATGTGTTCGGAGGCAACGAGAATTTCTTCTCACACCCACCGTGACGAGGCCCACCCCACGAGATCCGAACGAGTATCAGGCACGATGATTGATCGCTTCTGCACCGACGGAGAAACGCCGCCGCGACCGCGTAACAGCTTCCCATGGGCTCAGCTCCTGTCGCGTGTTCCGGCGGAGGTCCCAGCCCTGGCCTGGTCCGCCTTTCTTGTTTCGAGAAAAAACTCTCACgtttacttttttcttacgggccccaccgccgccaactTGTCTTAGCTTAGCCCTAGTGCGCACAAGCTTATGTTGCCACCAATTATATGCAGCATGgccccatcttcatcattgttATTGGAGGATACGAGGCTGGGCACATGGTTAAGCACCACATAGATCGCAGAAATTATCAGCAGTCTGCCTCTGATTGGATTTCTTTGTCTACCAGGACCGAGTGGGTCTGGTGGCGAAGGAACCCACGCTGATAAGGTCTCGCCTGGTGATAGGCACACCTGCGCCCGTAACCCTGAGAGATTTGATAATGATAACACTTCAGGTTCGTTAGGTATTTCGGTTTGTACGGCTTACCGCGATGCCTGCAGCTGGTCCCCCCAAGGCTGACCATCTCTGTCAGGCCCGATAGCCACCTATCTCATGGTGTTGATTATCATCACCCCGGACTGTCAATTTGGATGCTAGGGGGTGTTGATATCATTCCTGCAGTCGGTCAACGCCGAAGGGCGCAGGAACTCTATCGCTGTCCTGCTTACTGCATGTAGACTTGCCACAGTTGCCTCATCGCACATATTTATTCCCCGTAGTGTAGTCATGGGGCCACAGGCACTGGGCTGATCAACGTAATAATTATGCCACGATCGCTGGTCTGTTGTAAAGCTTCAATTACCAGCCTGAGGCATTCAAATTCAgaaacatcatcataatcaacAA of Aspergillus luchuensis IFO 4308 DNA, chromosome 7, nearly complete sequence contains these proteins:
- the FCY2 gene encoding cytosine permease (COG:Q;~EggNog:ENOG410PISI;~InterPro:IPR001248,IPR026030,IPR038271;~PFAM:PF02133;~TransMembrane:11 (o76-97i104-128o148-167i179-202o208-226i280-306o326-352i378-397o409-427i447-464o484-500i);~go_component: GO:0016020 - membrane [Evidence IEA];~go_component: GO:0016021 - integral component of membrane [Evidence IEA];~go_function: GO:0022857 - transmembrane transporter activity [Evidence IEA];~go_process: GO:0055085 - transmembrane transport [Evidence IEA]), with protein sequence MFGGVESDLEKAPQVGKTPMDDSSDGAVPGESFMYGNSLYAKLQRLAGKLNIEQRGVERVPDNERTDTSYFNISSMWLAANMVSSSFAIGVLGYSTFALGFVDAILVCFFFNLLGVLTVCWFSCFGPAFGLRQMVLSRFWFGYWPTKIIALLNVLSCLGWSAANSIVGAQLLNAVNSDVPGFAGILIIAICTLFVTFAGYKVVHLYEYYSWIPTFIVFMIVFGLFAHSGDFRNLPMGTGTSELGSCLSYGATVYGFATGWTSYAADYTVYQPADRSRRKIFFAAWGGLIPPLLFTQFLGIAVMTATSINGGDNKYALGYNQSGNGGLLGAVLDPVGGFGKFCLVILSLSIIANNCPNIYSVSLTLQVLSRYSQRVPRFIWVLLASGVSIAVAIPGYSHFEEVLENLMDFIAYWLAIYSGVALADHIVRRGFSGYRPETYDKPNKLPYGIAACISFAFGVAGMVTGMSETWYTGPIAKHAGNGDVGFELALLFSFVMHSVLRPIELKMLGR